The following coding sequences are from one Pseudomonas mendocina window:
- the xthA gene encoding exodeoxyribonuclease III: MKIVSFNINGLRARPHQLQALIEKHQPDLIGLQETKVADEQFPEAEIRQLGYHVHYHGQKGHYGVALLSRQEPLSLHKGFPGDAEDAQRRFIYGTFADAHGNPVTVMNGYFPQGESRDHPVKFPAKQRFYADLQQLLVERFDPQQALVVMGDINISPEDCDIGIGEPNRLRWLKTGKCSFLPEEREWLATLKSWGLVDSFRHLHPEVNDRFSWFDYRSRGFEDEPKRGLRIDVILASQPLQARLKDAGIDYDLRGMDKPSDHAPIWLELA; the protein is encoded by the coding sequence ATGAAAATCGTCTCGTTCAATATCAATGGCCTGCGCGCCCGCCCCCATCAATTGCAAGCTCTGATCGAAAAGCACCAGCCGGACTTGATCGGCCTGCAGGAAACCAAGGTGGCCGATGAGCAGTTTCCGGAAGCGGAAATCCGCCAGCTCGGCTATCACGTGCACTACCACGGCCAGAAAGGTCACTACGGCGTCGCCCTGCTCTCGCGCCAGGAGCCGCTGAGCCTGCACAAGGGCTTTCCCGGCGATGCAGAAGACGCCCAGCGCCGCTTCATCTACGGCACCTTCGCCGACGCACACGGCAATCCGGTCACCGTGATGAATGGCTATTTCCCTCAAGGTGAAAGCCGTGACCACCCGGTGAAGTTCCCGGCCAAGCAACGCTTCTATGCCGACCTGCAACAACTGCTGGTGGAACGCTTCGACCCGCAGCAAGCTCTGGTGGTGATGGGCGACATCAACATCAGCCCCGAGGACTGCGACATCGGTATCGGCGAGCCCAATCGCCTGCGCTGGCTGAAAACCGGCAAGTGCAGCTTCCTGCCGGAAGAACGCGAGTGGTTGGCGACCTTGAAGAGCTGGGGCCTGGTCGACAGCTTCCGCCACCTGCACCCCGAGGTGAATGACCGTTTCAGTTGGTTCGATTACCGCAGCCGCGGCTTCGAGGACGAGCCCAAGCGTGGCCTGCGCATCGACGTGATTCTCGCCAGCCAGCCGCTGCAGGCACGCCTCAAGGATGCCGGCATCGACTATGACCTGCGCGGCATGGACAAGCCCTCGGATCATGCCCCGATCTGGCTGGAACTGGCCTGA
- a CDS encoding LysR family transcriptional regulator, translated as MNLTKVDLNLFIVFDAIYTEANLTRAGQIVGITQPAVSNALARLRETFNDPLFVRTAQGMVPTPMAQNIIGPVRNALQLLRVSVQESRTFNPQQANKTYRISMTDLSEQILLPPLFQRLRRQAPNVCIESFLAKRRETTKELAAGRLDFAVDAPLNTDPQVRHVKLLDDRYVCAMRPGHPLAKEKISLDEYLSLTHIHISSRRSGLGYVDLALGKMGIQRKIALRSQHYLMASSVMLQTDMVMTVPERFARRHNLHHVTLPVGDVPALETHLYWHESTDQDPANRWMREQMIELAQQVAAQEKKAEQAA; from the coding sequence ATGAACCTGACCAAGGTGGATCTCAACCTCTTCATCGTCTTCGACGCTATCTACACCGAGGCCAATCTGACCCGTGCCGGACAGATCGTCGGCATTACCCAGCCAGCCGTTTCCAACGCCCTCGCCCGCCTGCGCGAAACCTTCAACGATCCTCTGTTCGTGCGCACCGCCCAGGGCATGGTGCCGACGCCCATGGCGCAGAACATCATCGGCCCGGTGCGCAACGCCTTGCAGTTGCTGCGCGTGTCGGTGCAGGAAAGCCGTACCTTCAACCCGCAGCAGGCGAACAAGACCTACCGCATCAGCATGACCGACCTCTCCGAGCAGATTCTTCTACCGCCGCTTTTTCAGCGCCTGCGCCGTCAGGCACCGAACGTGTGCATCGAGAGCTTCCTGGCCAAACGTCGCGAAACCACCAAGGAACTGGCCGCCGGCCGCCTGGATTTCGCCGTCGATGCACCGCTGAACACCGACCCGCAGGTACGCCACGTCAAGTTGCTGGATGATCGCTACGTTTGCGCCATGCGCCCCGGCCACCCACTGGCCAAGGAAAAGATCAGCCTCGACGAATACCTGTCGCTGACCCACATCCATATCTCCAGCCGTCGTAGCGGCCTCGGCTACGTAGATCTGGCGCTGGGCAAGATGGGCATTCAGCGCAAGATCGCCCTGCGCTCGCAGCACTACCTGATGGCCAGCAGCGTGATGCTGCAAACCGATATGGTGATGACCGTGCCGGAGCGTTTCGCCCGTCGCCATAACCTGCACCATGTGACGCTGCCAGTCGGTGACGTGCCGGCACTGGAAACCCATCTGTACTGGCACGAGAGCACGGATCAGGATCCGGCCAATCGCTGGATGCGCGAACAGATGATCGAGCTGGCCCAGCAGGTTGCCGCTCAGGAGAAGAAGGCCGAGCAAGCGGCGTGA
- a CDS encoding acyl-CoA dehydrogenase, with translation MNFAYSPKVQELRERVTAFMEAHVYPAEAVFEQQVAEGDRWQPTAIMEELKNKAKAEGLWNLFLPESDYGAGLTNTEYAPLAEIMGRSLIGPEPFNCAAPDTGNMEVLVRYGNEAQKQQWLEPLLSGEIRSAFAMTEPGVASSDATNMQANARREGDEWVINGRKWWTSGACDPRCKVMIFMGLTNPDAPRHQQHSMILVPMDAPGVTVLRPLPVFGYDDAPHGHAEVLFENVRVPYESVLLGEGRGFEIAQGRLGPGRIHHCMRSIGMAERALELMCKRAVSRTAFGKPLARLGGNIDHIADSRMEINQARLLTLNAAYMMDTVGNKIAASEIAQIKVVAPNVALKVIDRAIQMHGGAGVSNDFPLAYWYAMQRTLRLADGPDEVHRAAIGKYEIGKYVPRDVMKASR, from the coding sequence ATGAATTTCGCTTATTCCCCCAAGGTTCAAGAGCTGCGCGAGCGCGTCACGGCATTCATGGAAGCGCACGTCTACCCGGCTGAAGCGGTATTCGAGCAGCAGGTAGCCGAAGGTGATCGCTGGCAGCCGACGGCGATCATGGAAGAGCTGAAGAACAAGGCCAAGGCCGAAGGCCTGTGGAACCTTTTCCTGCCCGAGTCGGACTATGGCGCTGGTCTGACCAATACCGAATACGCACCGCTGGCCGAGATCATGGGCCGCTCCTTGATCGGTCCGGAGCCGTTCAATTGCGCCGCGCCTGATACCGGCAACATGGAAGTGCTGGTGCGCTATGGCAACGAGGCGCAGAAGCAGCAGTGGCTGGAGCCGCTGCTGTCTGGCGAGATCCGCTCTGCGTTCGCCATGACCGAGCCGGGAGTCGCCTCGTCCGATGCCACCAACATGCAGGCCAACGCCCGCCGTGAAGGTGACGAGTGGGTGATCAATGGCCGCAAATGGTGGACATCCGGTGCCTGCGATCCGCGCTGCAAGGTGATGATCTTCATGGGCCTGACCAACCCGGATGCGCCGCGTCACCAGCAGCATTCGATGATCCTGGTGCCGATGGATGCGCCGGGTGTCACCGTGCTGCGTCCGCTGCCGGTATTCGGTTATGACGATGCACCGCACGGACACGCCGAAGTGCTGTTCGAGAACGTACGCGTGCCGTACGAGAGTGTGCTGCTGGGCGAGGGGCGTGGTTTCGAGATCGCCCAGGGCCGCCTCGGCCCAGGCCGTATCCATCACTGCATGCGTTCGATCGGAATGGCTGAGCGAGCTCTGGAACTGATGTGCAAGCGCGCCGTGAGCCGTACAGCCTTCGGCAAACCGCTGGCACGCCTGGGCGGCAACATCGACCATATCGCCGACTCGCGTATGGAGATCAACCAGGCACGCCTGTTGACCCTCAATGCGGCCTACATGATGGATACCGTGGGCAACAAGATCGCTGCCAGCGAAATCGCCCAGATCAAGGTGGTCGCACCCAACGTCGCACTCAAGGTGATCGACCGGGCAATCCAGATGCACGGTGGTGCCGGGGTCTCCAACGACTTCCCATTGGCCTACTGGTACGCCATGCAGCGCACCCTGCGTCTAGCCGACGGCCCGGACGAAGTGCACCGCGCAGCCATCGGCAAGTACGAGATCGGCAAGTACGTGCCGCGTGATGTGATGAAAGCCAGCCGCTGA
- a CDS encoding substrate-binding domain-containing protein, whose translation MPRASSAVDRDLWSRTLSLLLLGFICYALPLSVLAALPASQNGQPVLRIQGSNTIGAKLGPELVKGLFEAQGLHDILIQAGSRDNEQRVLARQAGGRLVMIEVAAHGSGTGFTSLKDGTAELAASSRPIKDGEVASLKALGDMRSSQAEQIIAIDGLAIILHPSNPIAALSVVQVAQLFSGEVNDWSALGGKPGAVRLYARDDNSGTYDTFKELVLAPSGRALAATAQRFESSTQLSDAVSSDPNGIGFIGLPYVRQAKAVAIAAGDSQPMPPSTTLIATEDYPLSRRLFLYNQPQLDNPWARALIDFAHSPRGQAIVERSGFIAQTVQAVRVTADAKMPADYRQLAEQAQRLSVNFRFQEGSATLDNKAHRDLGRVLDYLRQHDKLQGKVVLVGFGDPKNDPQRAELLSKLRAMAVRRELAKQGVLPREVTGLGDELPVAANSEDNGRIRNRRVEVWVY comes from the coding sequence ATGCCGCGCGCTTCGTCCGCTGTCGACCGCGACCTTTGGAGTCGCACCCTGTCCCTGCTGCTTCTGGGCTTCATCTGCTACGCCCTGCCTCTGTCGGTGCTCGCCGCCCTGCCCGCTTCGCAGAACGGCCAACCGGTGCTGCGCATCCAGGGCTCCAACACCATCGGCGCCAAACTTGGCCCGGAACTGGTCAAAGGGCTGTTCGAAGCTCAGGGCCTGCATGACATCCTGATCCAGGCTGGCAGCCGCGATAACGAACAACGCGTGCTCGCGCGCCAGGCCGGCGGTCGCCTGGTGATGATCGAGGTCGCGGCGCACGGCTCAGGTACGGGATTTACCTCGCTCAAGGATGGCACTGCCGAACTCGCCGCCTCCTCGCGTCCGATCAAGGATGGCGAAGTCGCCAGCCTCAAGGCTCTCGGCGACATGCGCAGCTCGCAGGCCGAACAGATCATCGCCATCGATGGCCTGGCGATCATCCTGCACCCCAGCAATCCCATCGCGGCGCTGAGCGTGGTGCAGGTCGCCCAGCTGTTCTCCGGGGAGGTCAATGACTGGTCGGCACTCGGCGGCAAGCCCGGCGCGGTTCGCCTGTATGCGCGCGATGACAATTCCGGCACCTACGACACCTTCAAGGAACTGGTACTGGCCCCCTCTGGCCGCGCCCTGGCGGCAACGGCCCAGCGCTTCGAGTCCAGCACCCAGCTTTCCGATGCCGTCAGTAGCGACCCGAACGGCATCGGCTTCATCGGTCTGCCCTATGTGCGTCAGGCAAAAGCCGTGGCCATCGCCGCAGGCGATTCGCAGCCAATGCCTCCCAGTACCACACTGATCGCGACCGAGGATTACCCGCTGTCGCGGCGCCTGTTTCTGTACAACCAGCCGCAGTTGGACAACCCCTGGGCCCGCGCGCTGATCGACTTCGCCCACAGCCCACGCGGCCAGGCTATCGTCGAGCGTAGCGGTTTCATCGCCCAGACCGTGCAAGCGGTGCGGGTCACCGCCGACGCGAAGATGCCAGCCGATTACCGCCAGCTGGCCGAGCAGGCGCAAAGATTGTCGGTGAATTTCCGCTTCCAGGAGGGCAGCGCAACGCTGGACAACAAGGCCCATCGCGATCTGGGTCGTGTACTGGACTACCTCCGGCAGCATGACAAGCTGCAAGGCAAGGTAGTGCTGGTCGGGTTCGGCGATCCGAAGAACGACCCGCAGCGCGCCGAGCTTCTGTCGAAGTTACGCGCCATGGCCGTACGCCGCGAGCTGGCCAAGCAAGGCGTATTGCCACGCGAGGTCACCGGCCTCGGTGACGAGCTGCCGGTCGCCGCCAACAGTGAAGACAACGGTCGCATTCGCAATCGCCGCGTGGAGGTCTGGGTTTACTGA
- a CDS encoding autotransporter assembly complex family protein codes for MSAYGHLQRSLALLLISTGALAAGELDVRVTPSNSALKANIEGYIGNLDGRDAQALRRLRRIAESEADKAAQALGYYQARIRSRIEAGETPRLVLEVEPGERVRLRNVNIRIEGPAIELSAFRVPNASRLQPGSVLNHGRYEDAKRLIQNQASRYGFFDGRFSLQSLAIDPAAGVADIDLVFVSGPRYSLGDIAFSGDFPFDEDLLRRMVPFKADTPYDSELIAELYQALQSSGYFESVRVDAIPTQADQLRIPVAVTLQTREPRTMGLGLGFSTDVGPRLRANWTRHWRNPQGHSYGVETELSAPRQNVGLWYDIPGDPPLTDKLRLAGGYQYEELASKDSLSRLLTVGPEWHSQRAGGWQRVLSVKWQREEYRLGDDSGLSTLLMPGVSYSLLRSDNRLDPNEGYRLQFDLAGAVDGVLSDANVLHGNVMLKGLTTFFSNHRVLGRVQFGGTETNGFSSVPPSLRFFAGGDQSVRGYDYQSLSPENNRGDKIGGRYLLAASAEYQYSLTDKWRLATFIDQGNSFNSLDFPTLKTGVGFGVRWVSPVGPLRLDLAHALDDDGGVRLHFSMGPEL; via the coding sequence ATGAGTGCATATGGACATTTGCAGCGCAGCCTTGCACTGCTGCTGATCAGTACTGGCGCCCTTGCCGCAGGCGAGTTGGACGTGCGAGTCACCCCGAGCAATTCGGCGCTTAAGGCCAATATCGAAGGCTATATCGGCAACCTCGATGGTCGTGATGCGCAGGCACTACGCCGTCTGCGCCGTATTGCCGAAAGCGAGGCGGACAAGGCTGCGCAGGCGCTGGGGTATTACCAGGCGCGTATCCGCAGTCGCATCGAAGCAGGGGAAACACCGCGCCTGGTGCTCGAAGTCGAGCCTGGCGAGCGCGTGCGTCTGCGCAATGTGAACATCCGCATCGAAGGGCCGGCCATTGAGCTGTCGGCCTTCCGTGTGCCCAATGCCAGCCGCCTGCAACCGGGCTCGGTGCTCAATCATGGGCGTTACGAGGATGCCAAGCGACTGATCCAGAACCAGGCGTCGCGTTATGGCTTCTTCGATGGGCGTTTTTCCCTGCAGAGCCTGGCGATCGACCCGGCCGCAGGCGTGGCCGATATCGACCTGGTATTCGTCAGTGGGCCGCGTTACAGCCTCGGTGATATCGCGTTCAGCGGCGATTTCCCCTTCGATGAGGATCTGCTGCGGCGCATGGTGCCGTTCAAGGCCGATACACCCTATGACTCCGAGCTGATCGCCGAGCTGTACCAGGCCTTGCAGTCCAGTGGCTATTTCGAGTCGGTGCGGGTCGATGCCATTCCTACCCAGGCCGACCAGTTGCGCATTCCCGTTGCAGTCACGCTGCAGACCCGCGAACCGCGCACCATGGGGCTGGGCCTAGGTTTTTCCACCGACGTCGGGCCACGTCTGCGTGCCAACTGGACGCGCCACTGGCGTAACCCACAGGGCCACAGTTACGGCGTGGAAACCGAGCTATCGGCGCCACGGCAGAACGTCGGCCTGTGGTACGACATTCCTGGTGATCCGCCTCTTACCGATAAACTGCGTCTGGCTGGAGGCTATCAGTACGAAGAACTGGCCAGCAAGGACAGCCTCAGCCGGCTGCTTACTGTCGGTCCGGAGTGGCATAGCCAGCGTGCTGGCGGCTGGCAGCGGGTGCTGTCGGTCAAGTGGCAGCGTGAGGAATATCGCCTGGGCGACGACTCCGGGCTCAGCACCTTGTTGATGCCTGGCGTCAGCTATTCGTTGTTGCGCAGCGATAACCGCCTTGATCCGAACGAAGGTTATCGACTGCAGTTCGATCTGGCGGGTGCGGTGGATGGCGTGCTGTCCGATGCCAACGTGCTGCACGGCAATGTCATGCTCAAGGGCCTGACCACCTTTTTCAGCAACCATCGCGTCCTCGGCCGGGTGCAGTTTGGTGGCACCGAGACCAATGGTTTCTCCTCCGTACCACCTTCTCTGCGCTTCTTCGCCGGCGGTGACCAGAGCGTGCGTGGCTATGACTATCAGAGCCTGTCGCCGGAGAACAACCGCGGCGACAAGATCGGTGGCCGTTACCTGTTGGCTGCCAGTGCCGAGTACCAGTACAGCCTGACCGATAAATGGCGTCTGGCGACCTTCATCGATCAGGGCAACTCATTCAACTCGCTGGATTTCCCCACCTTGAAAACCGGTGTCGGCTTCGGCGTGCGCTGGGTTTCGCCGGTCGGTCCGTTGCGTCTGGATCTGGCCCATGCGCTGGACGACGACGGTGGTGTACGCCTGCACTTCTCCATGGGGCCGGAGCTATGA
- a CDS encoding N-acetyltransferase, whose amino-acid sequence MPHNAPAEIRMLDGGYAREVRSLLYHAYRHEPTFAYLFEAERAGFDQRVRATIRELVQRHFDEDLPAIGLLIDDRLIGAALIAPPQRRLDITESWSWRLRMLLSTGFRCTKRYLEYHDAVLACLPPGPYHVLPLLGIHPEFQGQHRGEQLLEALHDWCAEDSGSQGVVLDTGNSRYLEFYRRQGYEEVGELAIGPVVEHVFFHPNPQPVVRASA is encoded by the coding sequence ATGCCCCACAACGCTCCTGCCGAAATCCGCATGCTCGACGGTGGTTACGCCCGCGAGGTACGGTCGCTGCTCTATCACGCTTACCGCCATGAACCGACTTTCGCCTACCTGTTCGAGGCCGAGCGTGCCGGGTTCGACCAGCGCGTACGGGCGACGATCCGTGAGTTGGTGCAGCGGCATTTCGACGAGGATCTGCCGGCCATCGGGCTGCTGATCGATGACCGCCTGATCGGCGCCGCCTTGATCGCGCCGCCGCAGCGCCGGCTGGACATCACCGAGAGCTGGAGTTGGCGCCTGCGTATGCTGCTGAGTACCGGCTTTCGTTGCACCAAGCGCTATCTCGAATACCACGATGCCGTGCTCGCCTGCCTGCCGCCCGGCCCTTATCACGTGCTGCCCTTGCTGGGCATTCATCCCGAATTCCAGGGCCAGCATCGCGGCGAGCAGTTGCTCGAGGCCCTGCACGATTGGTGCGCCGAGGACTCCGGCTCGCAAGGCGTGGTGCTGGATACCGGCAACTCGCGCTATTTGGAGTTCTACCGGCGCCAGGGTTACGAGGAGGTCGGCGAGTTGGCCATCGGCCCGGTGGTGGAGCACGTGTTTTTCCATCCCAATCCGCAGCCTGTGGTGCGCGCCAGCGCCTGA
- a CDS encoding TerC family protein, whose amino-acid sequence MDALLAFFTTSYFGTPGWFWLAFLVLILTLLILDLGVLHRDQHEIEMRESLLLYSGYFSVGVAFGGWIWWQLGATKAMEYYTGFLVEQSLSMDNVFVMAMILGYFNIPRKYQHRVLFWGILGVIVLRAIMIGLGTALVQEFEWILYIFGAFLLFSGIKMLRSGDEESHPDLAQNPMIRFVRRHIRVTDDMHEGRFLVRIKDKVSGKPLLYATPLLLALVLIELADLVFAVDSVPAVLAISQDPFIVYTSNIFAILGLRALYFALAALMHRFIYLKYALALVLMYIGGKIFLHDLVKVPALLSLAVTIGLLAGGVILSLIKTRDQKQA is encoded by the coding sequence ATGGACGCTCTACTTGCCTTTTTCACCACTTCGTACTTCGGTACACCCGGCTGGTTCTGGCTAGCCTTTCTGGTACTCATCCTCACCCTGCTGATCCTGGATCTTGGCGTCCTGCATCGCGATCAGCACGAGATCGAGATGCGCGAAAGCCTGCTGCTGTACAGCGGCTATTTCAGCGTGGGCGTGGCCTTCGGCGGCTGGATCTGGTGGCAGCTCGGCGCCACCAAGGCCATGGAGTACTACACGGGATTTCTCGTCGAACAGTCGCTGTCGATGGACAACGTGTTCGTCATGGCGATGATCCTCGGTTACTTCAATATCCCGCGCAAATACCAGCACCGCGTGCTGTTCTGGGGCATTCTCGGGGTCATCGTCCTGCGCGCCATCATGATCGGTCTGGGAACGGCCCTGGTGCAGGAATTCGAGTGGATTCTGTACATCTTCGGCGCCTTCCTGCTGTTCAGCGGCATCAAGATGCTGCGCAGTGGCGATGAGGAATCGCACCCGGATCTGGCGCAGAACCCGATGATTCGCTTCGTGCGGCGGCATATCCGCGTCACCGACGACATGCACGAGGGGCGTTTTCTCGTGCGCATCAAGGACAAGGTCAGCGGCAAGCCACTGCTTTATGCCACCCCGCTGCTGCTGGCGCTGGTGTTGATCGAGCTGGCCGACCTGGTGTTCGCCGTCGACAGCGTGCCGGCGGTACTGGCCATCTCCCAGGATCCGTTCATCGTCTATACCTCGAACATCTTCGCCATTCTCGGCCTGCGCGCCCTGTACTTCGCCCTGGCGGCACTGATGCACCGCTTCATCTACCTGAAGTACGCCCTGGCACTGGTGCTGATGTACATCGGTGGCAAGATCTTCCTGCACGACCTGGTCAAGGTTCCAGCCCTGCTGTCGCTGGCCGTGACGATCGGCCTGCTCGCTGGCGGCGTGATCCTGTCGCTGATCAAGACCCGCGACCAGAAACAGGCCTAG
- a CDS encoding DoxX family protein: protein MNNLIKSITASQAGFGITVLRIIAGITFAAHGSQKLFGWFGGYGLAGVAQWMESIGLAPGYLMALMAGSAEFFGGVALIIGLLVRPAAAVLAVTMLVAIFTVHLANGFFMSNNGYEFALALLAISIALVFEGAGKLSVDSKLAR, encoded by the coding sequence ATGAACAACCTGATCAAGAGCATTACCGCTAGCCAAGCCGGTTTCGGCATTACCGTTCTGCGCATCATCGCCGGTATCACCTTCGCCGCCCATGGCTCGCAGAAGCTGTTCGGCTGGTTCGGTGGTTATGGTCTGGCAGGGGTTGCCCAGTGGATGGAAAGCATCGGTCTGGCGCCGGGCTACCTGATGGCACTGATGGCCGGTAGCGCCGAGTTCTTTGGCGGTGTGGCGCTGATCATCGGTCTGCTGGTGCGCCCGGCCGCGGCGGTGCTGGCTGTGACCATGCTGGTGGCCATCTTCACCGTGCACCTGGCCAATGGTTTCTTCATGAGCAACAACGGCTACGAATTCGCCCTGGCACTGCTGGCCATCAGCATCGCCCTGGTGTTCGAAGGCGCCGGCAAGCTGTCGGTCGATAGCAAGCTCGCCCGCTGA